The genomic segment ACCTGATTTGTTTGTTTTCGCCGGCTTTAGTTGGAGAGGGTGTGTGAGAAGGGGAGACTAGGGGTTTTATTTGTGTAATAGACAAATTACAGCGTGAAGAATTTCTGCTTAGCGCGGTGCCAGCACTCCGGGTCAGTAACTGATCCTGTTTAAGGCTTTTTTTTAACCTTATCTCGGTTGAAGCACTGTACTGTACTGCCAGCCAGTTGTAGAGGTTGTTCGGAACGCCGCGCACCCTGGTGGAATGATTAAACGCACATTAATGCGTTCGGACCGATGCTTTAGACTCGGGGATCTGGAAATGAATGGCATATAAAATTCTTCCAAAAGGAAGCAGCGTGTGTAAAGAATGTTGACTACAAAATAACTCCCGGGTGATAAATTCAGCTGGAATACAGTTGAGAGCGTTCTTGGTATGGTCAAACGAAATTTGATGTTCCAGTTTTGTAGTGGTTCGGAACTGGAGCGAACCGTGCTTGAGCCTGTGCCGAGCTGACTAATCTAAAATAATACGAATCTCGTGTCTGTATTTTGTAGGAAGAGGTCTGTCTCGGAGCACCAGTTCATGCATGATAAGAGCAGGTCTATCCAGGAACTGCAGAGGCGGATCTGGCTGAACAATGTAATGGGCGAACTGCATACAGCAGAGGGCCGTGGACTGACTCAGCCACGGTCGCCGAGCAATCCCAAACACCCGGCGACGTGGCCGGACACGCCGGACGTAGCAGCGCTTCTTATCAAGCTGGCGTCTAAAAACGAGGGTGCCAAGACCCCGGCGGAGCAGTTGCAAGAGAGCAAACCCGGTGCTTTAAAATACCAGAACGCAAAGAAGACCGGCAAGAAGAAGAAGCAAAGCAAAAGTAACAGGCGCAAAGCGCAGAAAGGTCGTCAGGAGAAGAGCAGGAGGCACGCACGCTCCGCCGGTTCCGAAATCAGGGATCCTGGCATCGGATCCGGTTCCAAGCCGCTCCTGAACGCCGTCTACGGACGGCTGTGGCATTGAGGGTCCAACCTGTAAAATATATTTTAGGTAACTACTCAGTACTCTCCCAGTCCACCCTCTCACACTTGCTTTAAAGTTTAAAGACTGCAGGCAACGCCCGAGTTCGGCGTCTGCTGTGATGTGCTGTGAACTTGAACAGAAAGGGATCTCCGATTAATAAGCGTCCAGATACAAGGAGCGTTAGGCCGGCTGCCCTCGAGCGCTTGAAAGCGCATACACCCGTTCAGTTGCATCTTAATGTTAGCAGAGAATAGGCGCGTAGAACCAATCAGTTCACGTGGATGGAGAGGACGTCACAGGCGTTGTGCGGTACCATCGTGTACGGTCAGCATCCAAATGATGCTTTTCTCCTTGATGCATGCCCAAAATCGTAGTCTATCAACGCGACTGACAGCATAACTGCTGTCATGTTCCTTAGTTTAGAAGTTAATGGACAAAAGCACTTTACAAGTGTAAGCGTACCAATGATCTGCAGCCAGATAATAGCTGAAAGTATCCAAAATAGTCTTATACAGACATAATCCCTCCTAAAAAGCCCCATGTTTTCAGTAATGATTCTAATTTTGTAGCATGATTTGATTGCACACCGACGTAAGTCAGGACCAAACCCCAGTGATAGTAAATTCCTTCAGAGGTCAATGGTGGTGAGAACTTCCGCGTGTACATTGGAGGTTTGAAATCTGTTCTAACCCCTTGGATCTCTTTTTAAAGTTGGAGAACACAACGTGAATAAATGAAAACTTTTATTcagttctcccccccccctccgacCACCACCCAATCAAAAACAAATAGGTGTAGAAGGCATGAAGCGCGCGCAAAGCGTGTTCAAACTAAGAAACACTCGAAATATTTCACAGTAATAGTCTGGCAAACTAAGACTAAAAATATGATGCAGACAGTTAAAAGCTTCCTCATTTTTGATAGAGAAAAAGGGGCGTACAAGCTGAGGAAAGTAATTCCAGAATCTGGGAACTAAACGTCTGAAGGTCAGAATGCATTGTTTTATCGAAAGCCGACGTACAGCTACGTCCAACACATCTATATACTGTCTGTGCTTTGCACTTTACGAGCACATCACTTGAGTGGATACCCAATGTATGGGGTTTCGTGGATATCTGCTGAAGTGAGCACGTTAATTTGAATAGCATGCATTCTGCAAGCAACACTTCAGTTTTTGTTTTGCTGGCAGTGTACCCATAAAGTGTACAGGTTTCCCTTCTGGACAAGTAAATTCTTAGTCCCAACAGGGTTTCTAATCAATTCCACATCACCACCACGACTGCATATTCTGTAATATTGCTTAACTCTGGCCCAGCTTCAGTTCATCTCCCAAGGAAACCACCATCTCTGGATTTGTTACCTCTGGTCATGAATTCACAGTACAGTAATTCCTTTCAGCTGTCAATGTTCTAGCCTTGCTAAATTGGAGGTCATCCAAACCTCCGCTTCCAGGTTCCAACTTGTACCAAGTCATGTTCACATTGCCCTTGTGATCATTCACATCACTACAGAGGATCCCGGTTAAGCAAAGCCTTGACTTTAAATTCTCATCTTTGTATATAGTTCCCTCTATGCTTTCAATCATCCCTAAAACTGCCTTAGACAGTTGTGCTCTCCTGCTTCTGGCTTTGTGCATGTTTCTAATTTTATTGCTACAATTATAATAAACAACATTTTCAGCTGCCAAAGCCCTAAGTAATGAGATTCCATCCCTACTCTTCATACTCTGTATTAAGTTCCATTTACGATTATTTACATAATGCCACATTGTGTTTGCCACACAAGTACGCTCTAGCCTAGGAAGAAGCATTGTTGCAGTAATTGTTCTTTAGGGGTAGTTCTTTATAATTAAGAGATTACTCAAGGCACGTTCTTACACTCCAGGCTTTTCAATGGGTGAAATCCATTGAGCAATATATTCTATTTGGTAAAACCTACCATTTAATTTAAATACTGCAATTGTTATGTTTCATAGCCAGAGGTTAATAATTGTATAGGTATTAAAATGAACTTCTATAAATGCAATGCAAGATCAACTTAATAATTAATTAAGCATTTTACAACTGTCACTTAAATTGTCTTTGAAATAACACATTATTAAAAATGTTGATTCGTAGTATGTATTCAAGATAAAATATTGAAAacgtgcagaaagtttgaaagtTTTCTTGATTTTTAAGGGAAGCTCTTGCTAATGTTGGTGTAATCATCTGCGAAGATGCCATTTATGTAATTCTGAATATGCAGATGACTAAAATTCGAATTAAATCATTTCAAAGTTTTCTGAAAATATCTTCTGGTAATTTACCAACTGAGCTTTTTGGTGTATTAGAATGCAACAAAATGCAGCATATTGGGACTTATATTTGGATTTTGTTTGACTTTAGAAATGTGATTCTCAATGTGGGAGTTAATCTTTAGATTAAAGACTCCAGATTAACTATATACAGTGGCTATTTTGATTATCCGTCTCTGTTTTGTATTTTGGACTCTTCCTGTGGGGAAAATACATCTTTGATAGAATATTGATCTGGGGGCATTTGGGTGGTAACTGAGTAAGAAGAGGAACCACACCAGAACCCATCTATCTTGTGTTATTATTTGTTGCACAATTTGCATTGACATGATCCAAATATAAGTTCTTATTTAGAGGATAAAGGGCAGGGACTAACATCTCTACAATGCTGGTTCCCATCCAGTAAACATAAATATGTTTATGACCAAAACCAGGCACACCACAACTATTGGACTGTTACTTCATATTGCTTAATTGGGCATCTCTGAGATGTCCAAGTAAAGTCCTACTTGCTACAAAGTTATCAGAGTCACTTTCCAAAGACAATAATTTTATGGCGTTAAGGTGGTtgcttgcttaaaatattgagcGACTGTTTAATTTTCCTTTATTTCTGTAGGTGAAGACTGAAAAATATCTTTTGCAGTATTCTGTTTGTGTGATCATAACTAAAGTATTAAACATATTTATTGATTGTAAATATAAAGCACGCAAGAGAATAAAAACATGAGTGTTACTCTATGGAGCTATACCATTGGTCATTGTGAATATCTGACAATTTATGATTAATGTCACATACCGTAATTTATTTGTTAAATCATCTATTTATTTGAACTGTGTATCATTGGTGCTGCTAACTTTTGATATATTGTAAAGATATGCACTTTAAAGTTCAAGTAATGTTGTTATATGACCAATAATAAAGTGATTTTGTGGTTTGTTAAATTGGAAAAAAGGAGTAATGCTCTTTAATAACAACAATTCAATGGTTACTTTTCAAAGCAATTTAATAAGCAGCAAAGTTATAGAAAGTATTTCAGTAGATTTTACCAAAAATTGCTTGCAAAAAGACACACAAATCTTGATAATAGAGTTCAGAAAAATTGTAGGCATACCTGCTTGGCCAGGAATGTGTTGCATGCCCCAAGAGATTCCTGCTAGAAAAAATGTTAACTTTTGAACTTCATTTTTTGATTTGAGGGAAAGAAGTTGCTTTTGCACAGGATAAACTTGTACTTAATACATCAGGATTCATGACGTATATCCatagtttggataaatacatggatgggatgggtatggagggctatgctccaATCGAGGGATGTTGGGATTAGGCTGAATAACATgaattagatgggctgaatacCCTGTTTATGTGTTGCGGTCCTCTATGATTCTATATCCCAAAAATAATTTTATTCTCAGAGCcatctgtcctgaagaagggtcttggcccaaaacatcaactcatttccataggtgctgcctgaccagttgaaatccttcagcattttgtgtgtgttactcaggatttacattatctgcagaattccttgtgtataTTCTTAGAATATTTGGTTAAATATGGTGGGTTTTATTTAGGTTAGCCCAACAAACCAACTTTGGGACATAGCCTACCCCCACTCCGCCATAATGATTTTCTGTGAAAGAGAAACATTCCAATTCTTTATTCAATTACTTTTGCAGGAAATCAACATTACATTTTATCAGACCACGCGACCTGAAGCTGGGAAATGCAGCAGATATTGAATCTATGGATAGTTAATTTTTCCGTGCACCACTGGAGGGCAGAATGCACTTCAAGTGCAATAGAGAAATGAAGAGATTGATTAATTTCCAGACTAAAGCACCCAGGAAAATTGTAAAGAAATTCAGTGCAAAGCCTTGAACTATCATACATACTCAATCATCTcttgttccttttttttttgcaaaaaagGGCCAACTAAAGAAAAACATTGTTCCAATTCATTCAATGAATGCCACTTAGTAATCTATACTTGTGAATTTAACTTAAAATTTGAACATAAGTAATAGGAAATGAGAAATTTCTTCCTGAACCTCTGCATATAACTCCTGGATTTGTTCCTAAAAGGCCTTTTAATAGACAAAAGCCGTGATTATCCATATTTAGAGTTAAATAATAATGCACGACTGGTTAAAAAAGTAAAAGCTGCAATAATGCACACCAACACATGGCTTGTCTCCAGGCCAGGTGTGCCCACCTTTCAGAGGACTCCAAAGAGTTGACTGTAACTCAGGAAATCCGCAATGCACTATTTTGGATATAAGTAGcttcttaattattttttttgttttccaaaGTAAATTGGAGTTTCAAGCACCCTTGGACCCATAATCCAGGCTGGCATAGCGACACAGCTAGTAGGGCGATTGTCCCTCAGCTCCAGCAACTGGGATTTGATTTTGACCTTCTGTtatttctgtgtggagtttacattgTCTTCCTGTCACCTCATGTGTTTTCGCTGAGTACTTCCTCACGTATACCACAAACATGCCAATCAGTAGGTTCATTGGCCTTCAAAAATTGCCCCTAAAATGTAGGTGAGATATGGAACTTGGAGAGAATTAAGGGGAATGTGCAAAGGATTAATGTAGGATGAGCGTAATTAGATGCAACACACAGGAAACATCGAGTGTttcctcatttccacagatgctgcctgacctgctgagttcctctggcattttgtatgtgttgctttggatttccacacctttggtgtggctcaaagagccagaaggacctactccgcactgtatctcaatcaatcaataaataaatagaatgaaAATGCTATTGCGCACCTGAGGCCTTTCTCCTTTGCCCAACCAACCCCCTTCATTCACTCAACATCCTCAATCATTCCTTCCACTTGGGTATCGTAAAACTCAGCAACATGAACATTGTATTCCAAATAATCCACCTTCGCAGTGTTCTCCTTCCACACATTCCCACCAGGCCACTGAGTTTTCTTCATTCTTTGATCACTTTTGCCACCCCTTCTCCAGCAGCTCATCACCTGGTCCCAAGCATCATCTACCAACTTCTGTTACACCCCTTGGTTACGCTGCTATTACCATATCTTCCCTCTCAGTCTTAGCGCAGGGTTTAAAAACAACTGCAAATTATGCATTCTTTtctctacaggtgctgcctgacctactgagttctccCAGAATTTTTTATTGCCTTCAATAATCATTTGCTCTGTTTCCCACCCAACATTTGTTTTGATCGTTTTCACAATTTCACCCAAGTTAGCTTCTTCCTAGTTCACCTCCTCCACCATCTTCACTCTTCATTATTTCAAAAAAATTGCTTAGAGATATAGAgcagtaacagacccttctggccgaACGACCCGTTGCtttccaattacacccatgtgattaaTTAAATTCCTAAATTACACTTCTTTGGAATTTGGGTAGAAACACCTGGAGGAACCCATTCGGTCACggtgagaacgtacaagctctttacagacagcggcagagaGTGAAGAcaagtcactggcactgtaaagtgttatgcaaACTGGTACACTACAGTGTACACGCACAAAGAGTGGGAAGTCCTGGTCTTCCACTCACAACTCTTGATAGAATTTCTGCAAGAACACTCCTCTGCAGAGGACAAAGACAAATTCTTTGGATTTGGCTGATCTACATCTTTAATCTTTCatggagtttttttttacagctgtatttttttttaactttcttaactccgagtggagtcatcgggacgtcgtctttttagcaggctttcgtatttttacgaggccgagttgctagcttgatgttccacccagcacagatggaaaggaaagcgtgcaagggagccggctagattcgaacttgggagccttcgctccgaagtctggcactgatgccactatgccaccagccggctacaGCTCTATTACCAAGCATATAAAGAATTGTATTTCTTATTGGGGAACTCAAACCATTTTTGATTAAATATTAGTTTGATGAGCCCAATTCAAGGAGTGAATCAAGATCTTGACcctaaataattttatttttatccaGGATCAAACATGTATTCTaactcactaaatatattttttCAGATTTGAGGGTGAAAATTTCTCAGTTGTCCCTGAACAAGAAAATTTTGTTTGTGTAAATATTTCTGTTTCAGGTTGCATCAAAATTTCCTGATGCAAATAGTGTCAGACAGGTCCTCAAGAACAAATGAAAGCAAACTATGAAGCAAAACTGTCTTCAAAACTTAATTTCATCCAGTTTGTTGAAATGAAGAGTTAATGGTAATTCACGTCACTGAAATGACGTTTTTCAGTGTGATGTATATGACAGTAAATTAGTGATCAAGGTACAAAGTTTACAGAGTGCTTCACAAGAAGGAGGCACCCTCAACCTTAACTTTTCAAGGCTGTATTTCTATGTGTAACTGTGAacatgtgtgtgtgagactgaggTGATCCGAGGTCAATCAAACATTTGTAAAGCTGTCATTAATTAAAATTTTCACTTAAGTTTCCAAAATAACCAGAAAACACATAAAATGGATCATTCACAGATGTGCTTTGCTTATTTGTTTTCTTCCAGTGTTAACTACACCCATTGCCCATGAGTTGGACCCACACAGATCAAAGAATACATTTAGAACACGTGGTCTTTACtcaattaaataaaagaaaaagatCAACAATGAAAATGTTAGCTCTTGTTTCATCACCTCAAAAGCTAATTCCTGTGGTACAGCATAATGATATTGTGAAAGATAGGTTGGGTGATGACTAACTTATAAAATAAAACCATGTCAACATGGGGGCATTGCTGATCATCCCAGACCATGGCTTCTTCAGCTATTATATCAATGCATTTTCCTTCAacagtctgaagtctgaagtgaAGTTTCTCACTGTTTATTTCATTATGCTTAAATCCGCCTTCAGCCCCTCACATAATGGGGAATGTATATCTACACGCAACAAGATTTAGACAATGTCCTGACACAAATAGGTGTGATGAGAATATTAGTATGGCTAAGTGTTAATGCCATATTTATGTTGCTGCTGACATCGCTGTGTCAAAGCACATAggatggagattgaaaatctggctgaatgatgtcacaacaacaacctctcacccagtatcagcaaaaccaatgagctgattattgacttcaggaggaggaaacatgagccagtcttcatcaggggactggaggtggagagggtcaggaactttaaattcctcggtgttatcacttcagaggatctgtcctgggtccagagtgtaagtgccattacaatagacaatagacaataagtgcaggagtaggccatttggcccattgagccagcacccccattcactgtgatcagggctgatcatccacaatcagtatccaattcctgccttatcctcataacctttgattccactatctttaagagctctatccaactctttcttgaaagcatccagagacttggcctccacagctttctggggcagagcattccatatatccaccactctctgggtgaaaaagtttttcctcaactccgttctaaatggcctaccccctattcttaaactgtggcctctggttctggactcacccatcagcgggaacatgcttcctgcctccagcgtgtccaatcccttaataatcttatatgtttcaataagattccctctcagccttctaatttccagagtatacaagcccagtcgctccaatctttcaacatatgacagtcccgccgtcccgggaattaaccttgtgaacctacgctgcactccctcaatagcaagaatgtccttcctcatatttggagaccaaaactgcacacagtactccaggtgtggtctcaccagggccctgtactgctgcagaaggacctctctgctcttatactcaattctccttgttatgaaggccagcatgccattagctttcttcactgcctgctgtacttgcaagtgactgatgtacaagaacacctagatctcattgtacttccctttttcctaacttgactccatttagataataatctgccttcctgttcttaccaccaaagtggataacatcacatctatccacattaaactgcatctgccatgcatctgcctactcacccagcctgtccaggtcaccctgcattctcataatatcctcctcacatttcacactgccacccagctttgtgtcatcggcaaatttgctaatgttacttttaattccctcatctaaatcattaatatatattgtaaacagctgcggtcccagcactgaaccctgcggcaccccactggtcaccgcctgccattccgaaagggacccgttaatcgctact from the Mobula birostris isolate sMobBir1 chromosome 9, sMobBir1.hap1, whole genome shotgun sequence genome contains:
- the LOC140202594 gene encoding parathyroid hormone-related protein-like isoform X2 gives rise to the protein MSNTRRFFQRLNFAIFILCYSMATYGKPVDEISNIKKRSVSEHQFMHDKSRSIQELQRRIWLNNVMGELHTAEGRGLTQPRSPSNPKHPATWPDTPDVAALLIKLASKNEGAKTPAEQLQESKPGALKYQNAKKTGKKKKQSKSNRRKAQKGRQEKSRRHARSAGSEIRDPGIGSGSKPLLNAVYGRLWH
- the LOC140202594 gene encoding uncharacterized protein isoform X1, whose protein sequence is MCSQVGNGEMSNTRRFFQRLNFAIFILCYSMATYGKPVDEISNIKKRSVSEHQFMHDKSRSIQELQRRIWLNNVMGELHTAEGRGLTQPRSPSNPKHPATWPDTPDVAALLIKLASKNEGAKTPAEQLQESKPGALKYQNAKKTGKKKKQSKSNRRKAQKGRQEKSRRHARSAGSEIRDPGIGSGSKPLLNAVYGRLWH